The genomic interval GTATCGGGGACTGAGCGATAGCGACAGCAGCGACGGCGACGACTGCGGCGACGCTGCCGGTTCAACTGCCGACGACGCGCAACGGCCGGAACTGCCGCGTGTTGTCGTAATACGCGGGGAATTCGTTGTCGGCCGTCGCGCCGGGGATGCCCAGCAGCGGCAACGGGCGAAAGTCGTGCGGATGGCGGTAACCACTGGGGCTGTCGGCATGAAAACGCCGGGCGATGCGCGCATCGGCATCGGCGATCTGCTCGGCCAGCGGCAGTTCCAGCCATGCGGGATGGACGTGCAGGAAAGCCGCCTTGGCGCACAGGCCGACGTGCGGCTGGCGCAGCAGATCGTAGCTGGCATGGCCGACGACGAAAACGCGCAGTGATGCGCCGACCTGCGCCCGCGCCTCCCAGAACAGCGCTTTCCAGCGATGCCCGCAAATGGCCTGCCACAGCGCCGGGTCGCTGGAGACGACGATGGCGCCGCATTCATCGAACTGTGTCGCGGCATCGCGCAAGGGACCGCGCCGGCCGTCGTGCCCTGCTTCCTGGCGCTGTGCCGTCAGCACCTGGTGATGGCAGTGATTGAGCGCTGCCTTGATGCGCGGGAAACGCAGCCAAGTCAGGGCATTGAAGGCGTCGTGCCAGTTGTCCGGTCGGGTTTCGGCTTCTCCCAGCCACCACACGCGCTCTTCGTAGGACAGGCCGCTGCCGTGCGGCAGGACGAAGCGCAGCGGTTTGCCGCCGCCACTGCGGATGCCGTGCCGGTCGGCCAGCGCATTGAGTTCGCCGAGGGTTGGCGGCGCTGCCGCTGCCATGCTTCGTGCCGTCCGCAAGCCAGCCAGCAGCGATTGCAACGGTGCATACAGTGGCTGCTGGTCGAAGGCGTGCTGCATGCGCTGCCGCTCAGTCGCGGCTTGCCGCAGATGCAGCGCCAGCGGCACCGGCAGCGACGAAGGTGAATTGTTTTTCACGTTCGGCGAATTCGCCGAGCAGATTGCCAGGGGCGGGCGGCGCTTCGGAAAATTGCTGGAAACGGCAATCGGCCATGGCGGCGACGTACCAGTTCTTGTCCTGATGCAGGATAAAGACGCCGCCTGCCGGTTGGTACAGCTCGATGCGGAAATTTTCTTCGGGTACATCCTGCAAGGCATGGCGGCGCTGGCATTGCGAACCATTCGAGGTAACCAGCTTGACCGTCCAGCCGCTGCTCCACGGATAGATCTCGCGCAGGATCGACAGGCTGTTGCGGTTGTCGCCGTCGATGGAATAAAAGGCCGCATCCTGCCGCGCGCAGGCGGCGAGCAGGGGCGAGGCACACAGCAGAATGAATGTGAATGCGAACGGACGAGTCATACGAGTCATGATTGCATCCTCCAGGCTATTTTTGCACCGGCACGCAGGGGCACCAGCGTGTCGCCGTCGAACGGCTGGCTGGCGGGTACGGACCACGCTTCGCGTACCAGGGTGATCCGTTCCTGGTTGCGCGGCAGGCGGTAGAAGTCGGCGCCATGAAAACTGGCGAAGCCTTCCAGTCGGTCGAGCGCATCGGCGGCCTCGAAGACCTCGGCATACAACTCGATGGCGGCGTGCGCCGTGTAGCAGCCGGCGCATCCGCAGGCCGCTTCCTTGGCACCGCGGGCGTGCGGCGCGGAGTCGGTGCCGAGAAAGAACTTCGGATTGCCGGAAATGGCGGCCGCGACCAATGCCTGACGATGCGTTTCGCGCTTCAATACGGGCAGGCAGTAATGATGCGGCTGGATGCCGCCGACAAAAAGCGCGTTGCGATTGAGCAGCAGGTGATGCACGGTGATCGTCGCGGCGACGTTTTCGGCGCTTGCCGCAACGAACTGCACGGCATCGCGCGTCGTGATGTGTTCCAGCACCAGACGTAACGCGGGGAAATCCTTCAGCAGCGGCTGCAGCGTGCGCTCGATGAAGACGGCTTCGCGGTCGAAGACATCCACCACCGGATCGGTGCTTTCGCCATGCACCAGCAGCGGCAGGCCGAGCACTTCCATGCGCGCCAGCGTGGCGCGGCAACGGGCCAGATCGGTGACGCCGGCG from Sterolibacterium denitrificans carries:
- a CDS encoding DUF3025 domain-containing protein codes for the protein MKNNSPSSLPVPLALHLRQAATERQRMQHAFDQQPLYAPLQSLLAGLRTARSMAAAAPPTLGELNALADRHGIRSGGGKPLRFVLPHGSGLSYEERVWWLGEAETRPDNWHDAFNALTWLRFPRIKAALNHCHHQVLTAQRQEAGHDGRRGPLRDAATQFDECGAIVVSSDPALWQAICGHRWKALFWEARAQVGASLRVFVVGHASYDLLRQPHVGLCAKAAFLHVHPAWLELPLAEQIADADARIARRFHADSPSGYRHPHDFRPLPLLGIPGATADNEFPAYYDNTRQFRPLRVVGS
- the pyrC gene encoding dihydroorotase; translation: MQTKPLTLTLTRPDDWHLHLRDDAALAAVLPDTARRFARAIVMPNLKPPVTTVAQAAAYRERILRALPAGMRFEPLMTLYLTDNTPPGEIDAARASGFVHAVKLYPAGATTNSDAGVTDLARCRATLARMEVLGLPLLVHGESTDPVVDVFDREAVFIERTLQPLLKDFPALRLVLEHITTRDAVQFVAASAENVAATITVHHLLLNRNALFVGGIQPHHYCLPVLKRETHRQALVAAAISGNPKFFLGTDSAPHARGAKEAACGCAGCYTAHAAIELYAEVFEAADALDRLEGFASFHGADFYRLPRNQERITLVREAWSVPASQPFDGDTLVPLRAGAKIAWRMQS